From a single Rhodococcus qingshengii JCM 15477 genomic region:
- the glf gene encoding UDP-galactopyranose mutase, with product MTAANSETARAQYDLIVVGSGFFGLTIAERAATQLGKRVLVLDRRHHLGGNAYSEAEPETGIEVHKYGAHLFHTSNKKVWDYVTQFTEFTNYQHRVFALHKGQAYQFPMGLGLVSQFFGRYFTPEEARALIAEQSSEIDSKDASNLEEKAISLIGRPLYEAFVRDYTAKQWQTDPTELPAANISRLPVRYNFDNRYFNDTYEGLPVDGYTAWLENMAKDPKIEVRLDTDYFDVRDELRTASPDAPVIYTGPLDRYFDYSEGALGWRTLDFETEVLPTGDFQGTPVMNYNDADVPFTRIHEFRHFHPEREYPTDKTVIMREFSRAAEAKDEPYYPINTPEDREKLSAYRSRAKKETAENKVLFGGRLGTYQYLDMHMAIASALTMFENTLRPHLETGAELAGESE from the coding sequence GTGACCGCTGCAAATTCAGAGACCGCCCGTGCCCAGTACGACCTGATCGTCGTCGGTTCGGGATTCTTCGGGCTGACCATCGCCGAGCGTGCCGCTACCCAGCTGGGTAAGCGCGTGCTGGTGCTGGATCGCCGTCACCACCTGGGGGGAAACGCATACTCGGAGGCAGAGCCGGAGACCGGCATCGAGGTCCACAAGTACGGTGCCCACCTGTTCCACACCTCCAACAAGAAGGTCTGGGACTACGTCACCCAGTTCACGGAGTTCACGAACTACCAGCACCGCGTCTTTGCGCTGCACAAGGGGCAGGCGTATCAGTTCCCAATGGGACTCGGTCTCGTGTCGCAGTTCTTCGGTCGGTACTTCACTCCCGAAGAAGCACGCGCCCTCATCGCCGAACAGTCCAGCGAGATCGATTCGAAGGACGCCTCCAATCTCGAAGAGAAGGCGATCTCCCTGATCGGACGCCCGCTCTACGAAGCGTTCGTGCGTGACTACACAGCTAAGCAGTGGCAGACCGACCCCACCGAGTTGCCCGCCGCGAACATCAGCCGCCTGCCGGTCCGCTACAACTTCGACAACCGCTACTTCAACGACACGTACGAGGGCCTGCCCGTCGACGGCTACACGGCGTGGCTCGAGAACATGGCGAAGGATCCGAAGATCGAGGTCCGCCTCGACACCGATTACTTCGACGTCCGCGACGAACTGCGCACCGCCAGCCCCGACGCCCCTGTCATCTACACGGGCCCGCTCGACCGCTACTTCGACTACTCCGAAGGTGCACTGGGATGGCGCACCCTCGATTTCGAGACCGAGGTTCTGCCCACCGGAGACTTCCAGGGCACCCCGGTCATGAACTACAACGACGCCGACGTGCCGTTCACCCGTATCCACGAGTTCCGTCACTTCCATCCGGAGCGCGAGTACCCGACCGACAAGACCGTCATCATGCGTGAGTTCTCACGTGCCGCGGAGGCGAAGGACGAGCCGTACTACCCGATCAACACTCCAGAGGATCGCGAGAAGCTCTCCGCGTACCGCTCACGCGCCAAGAAGGAGACCGCGGAGAACAAGGTCCTCTTCGGTGGGCGTCTCGGCACCTACCAGTACCTGGACATGCACATGGCGATCGCCAGCGCGCTGACGATGTTCGAGAACACCCTGCGCCCGCATCTCGAAACGGGTGCGGAATTGGCAGGGGAGAGCGAATGA
- a CDS encoding DUF732 domain-containing protein: MSLFSGNRNTCARAIAVGALALATGGALVACGSDDSTATSNPVTTTSAAASSSSGSASASASATTTASAAPTSPGAAATAPPEQPQSIEGFPGPTVVEVSPEAQKFLDGLKAKGITPAGDGSIAVNTANYICAAGPQTDDEVLTFVTAFVGQEASAEGKQITPEQAGANAQIYIDVANATYCK; encoded by the coding sequence ATGTCGCTTTTCTCGGGTAACCGAAACACCTGTGCACGCGCGATCGCGGTCGGCGCCCTGGCGCTCGCCACCGGTGGCGCGCTTGTCGCGTGCGGTAGTGACGACTCCACTGCAACCTCCAATCCGGTCACCACGACGTCCGCGGCGGCTTCGTCCTCGAGCGGTTCGGCATCTGCGTCCGCCTCTGCGACCACGACGGCGTCGGCTGCGCCCACCAGTCCGGGAGCCGCGGCCACCGCGCCGCCGGAGCAGCCGCAGAGCATCGAGGGCTTCCCGGGTCCCACAGTCGTCGAGGTCAGTCCCGAGGCACAGAAGTTCCTCGACGGACTGAAGGCGAAGGGCATCACCCCAGCCGGTGACGGAAGCATCGCCGTCAACACGGCCAATTACATCTGCGCTGCCGGTCCTCAGACCGACGACGAGGTCCTGACCTTCGTGACCGCCTTCGTCGGCCAGGAAGCGTCGGCGGAAGGCAAGCAGATCACTCCCGAGCAGGCAGGTGCGAACGCTCAGATCTACATCGACGTCGCCAACGCCACCTACTGCAAGTAG
- a CDS encoding alpha/beta hydrolase, producing MRFARKRLTQRLKHRALAIGAAALVLPLAAGVAGSAVASAAPAHTAPSHTAPSGGYDELWVPSSMGNIKVQVQWAARGGNAALYLLDGLRARNDANAWSFETNAMDQYRNDNITLVMPVGGESSFYSDWYAPSNFNGQQITYKWETFLTEELPNFLANYGVSPTNNAVLGLSMGGSAALTLAAYHRDQFKFAGSLSGYLNISAPGMREAIRVAMLDAGRFNVDSMWGPPWSPSWLRNDPFVFAPRLQGLSMYISSASGLPGEYDHPRAPIDYYNTANGMGLEALALVNTRAFQIRMNSLGIPATYSFPSNGTHSWPYWSAELWKARGQILDTMNAW from the coding sequence ATGCGTTTTGCCAGAAAGAGGCTGACCCAGCGCCTCAAGCACCGAGCGTTGGCCATCGGTGCCGCAGCACTTGTGCTCCCCCTTGCTGCAGGAGTTGCCGGTAGTGCTGTCGCCTCTGCTGCGCCTGCGCACACTGCTCCCAGCCACACCGCCCCCTCCGGCGGATACGACGAGCTGTGGGTGCCCTCCTCGATGGGCAACATCAAGGTCCAGGTCCAGTGGGCCGCTCGCGGCGGAAACGCTGCCCTTTACCTCCTCGACGGCCTGCGTGCGCGTAACGACGCCAACGCGTGGAGCTTCGAGACCAATGCGATGGACCAGTACCGCAACGACAACATCACTCTCGTGATGCCCGTCGGCGGCGAGTCCAGCTTCTACAGCGACTGGTATGCACCGTCGAACTTCAACGGCCAGCAGATCACGTACAAGTGGGAAACCTTCCTCACCGAAGAACTGCCCAACTTCCTCGCGAACTACGGCGTCTCGCCCACCAACAACGCGGTCCTCGGCCTCTCGATGGGTGGCAGCGCTGCTCTGACGCTGGCTGCTTACCACCGTGACCAGTTCAAGTTCGCCGGCTCGCTGTCGGGCTACCTGAACATCTCGGCTCCGGGCATGCGCGAGGCAATCCGCGTCGCAATGCTCGATGCCGGTCGCTTCAACGTCGACTCCATGTGGGGACCGCCGTGGAGCCCGTCCTGGCTGCGCAACGACCCGTTCGTCTTCGCACCGCGTCTGCAGGGCCTGTCGATGTACATCTCGTCGGCAAGCGGCCTGCCCGGTGAATACGACCACCCGCGCGCACCGATCGACTACTACAACACGGCTAACGGCATGGGCCTCGAGGCTCTCGCCCTGGTCAACACCCGTGCATTCCAGATCCGCATGAACTCGCTGGGTATCCCGGCCACCTACAGCTTCCCGTCCAACGGCACGCACTCGTGGCCGTACTGGTCGGCAGAGCTGTGGAAGGCTCGCGGCCAGATCCTCGACACCATGAACGCTTGGTGA
- a CDS encoding VOC family protein, which translates to MIQELSYIGVASPRAQDWRKYGTGLLGAKLSPDGPDGAIRLAVDDVNYRIAVHPGKVDEFLYAGWAMANESDLHSFAAHLDRSGIMLHDGNPDLLAERQVAELVWFTDPWGTRHEISWGKASTPLSFTPGRVMRGGFVTGDQGLGHIVLQVPNIEEANKFYVDVLGFRLSDRITNDQFTVRFYHVNGRHHSLALAEYPGHVGFNHLMLEVECMDDLGRLIDLLDSHDTEVMQTLGRHTNDLMTSIYIGSPSGLQIEYGFGGLTVDDLSWVARTYNQPSYWGHKRPAETSKRVPGIIRPLTAAPSAP; encoded by the coding sequence GTGATCCAGGAACTGTCGTATATCGGAGTCGCGTCACCCAGGGCTCAGGACTGGAGAAAGTACGGAACCGGACTTCTGGGCGCGAAACTGTCACCAGACGGGCCGGATGGCGCAATCCGGCTCGCAGTAGACGACGTCAACTATCGAATTGCCGTCCACCCCGGCAAGGTAGACGAATTCCTGTACGCCGGTTGGGCAATGGCCAATGAATCCGATCTTCACTCGTTCGCCGCGCACCTCGACCGGAGCGGCATCATGCTGCACGACGGCAATCCCGACCTGCTCGCCGAGCGGCAAGTCGCCGAACTCGTGTGGTTCACCGACCCATGGGGAACTCGACACGAGATTTCGTGGGGAAAGGCATCGACGCCACTGTCGTTCACACCGGGTCGTGTCATGCGCGGCGGATTCGTGACCGGAGATCAAGGCCTGGGCCACATCGTTTTACAGGTACCGAATATCGAGGAAGCCAACAAGTTTTACGTGGATGTGCTGGGTTTCCGACTATCGGACCGGATCACCAACGACCAATTCACCGTGCGCTTCTATCACGTCAACGGGCGTCATCATTCACTTGCGCTGGCCGAATATCCCGGCCACGTCGGATTCAACCACCTCATGCTCGAAGTCGAATGCATGGACGATCTCGGACGCCTGATCGATCTTCTCGACAGCCACGACACCGAGGTCATGCAAACGCTGGGGCGCCACACCAATGACCTGATGACGTCGATCTACATCGGCAGCCCGTCCGGTCTGCAGATCGAGTACGGGTTCGGTGGTCTCACCGTTGACGATCTGAGTTGGGTGGCAAGAACTTACAACCAACCGAGTTACTGGGGCCACAAGCGTCCAGCCGAGACGAGCAAAAGAGTACCCGGAATCATCAGGCCTCTGACGGCCGCGCCGTCGGCCCCGTGA
- a CDS encoding phosphatase PAP2 family protein has translation MSSASPEVQILAGIQSTVGQLPGAVKVARGMSHFGEHSLGWIAIAAVGAAVDKPRRREWAGAAVGAFGAHAASVVIKRVVRRKRPSDPSVQVNVSTPSKLSFPSSHATSTTAAAVLIGRLTGLPLPALLVPPMMLSRLVLGVHYPTDVLAGAALGAASAAVVRRVEEARAEQKCGDK, from the coding sequence GTGTCTTCGGCATCTCCTGAAGTACAGATTCTGGCCGGGATTCAGTCGACCGTCGGGCAGCTGCCGGGAGCCGTCAAGGTCGCCCGCGGTATGTCTCACTTCGGTGAGCACTCCCTCGGGTGGATCGCGATCGCTGCCGTCGGTGCTGCTGTGGACAAGCCGCGTCGACGTGAATGGGCCGGAGCAGCCGTCGGAGCATTCGGTGCACACGCCGCCTCCGTGGTTATCAAACGAGTGGTCAGGCGCAAGCGACCTTCCGATCCTTCGGTGCAGGTCAACGTCTCGACACCGAGCAAGCTCAGCTTCCCGTCATCACACGCGACGTCGACGACGGCGGCGGCTGTGCTGATCGGTCGGCTCACCGGGCTACCCTTACCGGCGTTGCTGGTGCCCCCGATGATGCTCTCGCGTCTGGTCCTGGGAGTTCACTACCCGACCGACGTACTCGCCGGAGCGGCACTGGGAGCCGCATCCGCGGCGGTAGTTCGCCGGGTCGAAGAAGCCAGAGCCGAACAGAAATGTGGAGATAAATGA
- a CDS encoding decaprenyl-phosphate phosphoribosyltransferase yields the protein MSEEPATVSGPPKSLPAGIVKALRPRQWVKNVLVLAAPIAAGTATEADVLLPVALAFVVFCMAASGIYLVNDAMDVEADRAHPTKRFRPIAAGVLPVNIAYGMAVVLLAGAIGLSFLANWQLAVVMGVYIVIQLAYCFGLKHQAVIDICIVSSGFLLRAIAGGVAAEIDLSQWFLLMMAFGSLFMAAGKRYAELQLAEKTGAKIRKSLESYTMTYLRFVWTMAATTLVLCYGLWAFQQDAIKGTNWYAISMVPFTIAVLRYAVDVDGGEAGEPEEIALGDRVLQLLAIAWIGVVGVAVYLV from the coding sequence ATGAGCGAGGAACCGGCTACGGTCAGCGGACCCCCGAAGTCCCTGCCCGCCGGCATCGTCAAGGCGCTTCGCCCACGTCAGTGGGTCAAGAACGTCCTTGTGCTGGCAGCGCCCATCGCGGCCGGAACCGCCACCGAAGCCGACGTGCTGTTGCCCGTCGCGCTGGCGTTCGTCGTGTTCTGTATGGCGGCATCAGGCATCTATCTCGTCAACGACGCGATGGATGTCGAAGCCGACCGTGCTCACCCCACGAAGCGATTCCGTCCCATCGCGGCCGGAGTTCTACCCGTCAACATCGCCTACGGCATGGCAGTCGTGCTGCTTGCCGGTGCGATCGGGCTGTCCTTCCTGGCCAACTGGCAACTCGCCGTGGTCATGGGCGTGTACATCGTCATCCAGCTCGCCTACTGCTTCGGTCTCAAGCATCAGGCCGTCATCGACATCTGCATCGTCTCGTCCGGCTTCCTGCTTCGAGCGATCGCCGGTGGCGTTGCCGCCGAGATCGATCTCTCGCAGTGGTTCCTGCTGATGATGGCGTTCGGCTCACTCTTCATGGCGGCAGGCAAGCGCTACGCCGAACTGCAGTTGGCCGAGAAGACCGGCGCGAAGATCCGTAAGTCCCTCGAGAGCTACACGATGACGTACCTGCGTTTCGTGTGGACGATGGCAGCGACGACGCTGGTCCTCTGCTACGGACTGTGGGCGTTCCAGCAGGACGCCATCAAGGGCACCAACTGGTACGCCATCTCGATGGTGCCGTTCACCATCGCGGTGCTGCGATACGCGGTGGACGTCGACGGCGGCGAAGCCGGAGAGCCTGAGGAGATCGCGCTCGGTGACCGGGTGCTGCAACTCCTCGCGATTGCGTGGATCGGAGTAGTGGGTGTCGCTGTCTACCTCGTCTGA
- the zomB gene encoding flagellar motor control protein ZomB, with protein sequence MSLSTSSEPRTEADPHVDTAANRTTLSRGVFLGGVVLAAALMFWGAWERRWIADDGLIVLRTVRNLLAGNGPVFNAGERVEANTSTAWTYIVYAFSWLTQIRLEYVVLTIALVLSTAAVVLTMLGTGRLYRGVRPSAGGTILLVPAGVLVYIAVPPARDFATSGLETCLVIFWIALLWVLLVRWAQASTPSTASILTLSFVAGLGPLVRPEMAIPGAAALMMIVLSAGLTWKIRTLIVVVAGLVPVGYQIWRMGYYALPYPNTAVSKDAGGAKWAQGFAYLWNLVGPYLLWLPLLFLLIGALLLVWRSRADTPTATADQPARPLWQRFQQFLRTPRAIVTFILGSGLILGIYSLRVGGDFMHGRVLLPVLFCLLIPVAVIPLRVPARAAFGSNRDTAIFGVSAVLWIGTIIWAFFAANTTGMPEGSVVGRSGIVDERAFYALNTGHKHPILAEDYLDYPRMRAMVETIARTPEGGLLLPSASYDSWFVVPPPGPIDEPAEHVVFFLNLGMTSMNVGLDVRVLDQMGLAYPLAAHTERLEDGRIGHDKNLYPDWVVADTGMIDVRPWLPFFLDEDWVADAKLAITCPETQELLTSYRSELTWARFKQNFQQAFDFAKYRFDRVPAYELERCGLVPPESPR encoded by the coding sequence GTGTCGCTGTCTACCTCGTCTGAGCCACGCACCGAGGCCGACCCGCACGTCGACACTGCGGCGAATCGCACCACCCTCAGTCGAGGAGTTTTTCTCGGCGGGGTGGTGCTTGCTGCTGCCCTCATGTTCTGGGGTGCGTGGGAGCGTCGCTGGATCGCCGACGACGGACTCATCGTCTTGCGAACCGTTCGCAACCTGCTCGCGGGGAACGGCCCGGTCTTCAACGCGGGTGAGCGTGTCGAGGCGAACACGAGTACCGCGTGGACGTACATCGTCTACGCGTTCAGTTGGCTCACGCAGATCCGTCTCGAATACGTTGTTCTGACGATCGCGCTCGTACTCTCGACTGCTGCCGTCGTGTTGACGATGCTCGGCACCGGTCGTCTGTACCGCGGCGTTCGGCCGTCGGCGGGCGGAACGATCCTGCTGGTACCGGCAGGTGTTCTCGTCTACATCGCGGTTCCGCCTGCGCGAGATTTCGCCACTTCCGGGCTCGAGACATGCTTGGTGATCTTCTGGATCGCGCTCCTGTGGGTACTGCTCGTTCGGTGGGCGCAGGCGTCGACGCCGTCCACGGCGTCGATCCTGACTCTCTCGTTCGTGGCCGGACTCGGACCACTGGTTCGACCCGAGATGGCGATTCCCGGTGCTGCCGCGTTGATGATGATCGTTCTCTCCGCAGGCCTGACCTGGAAGATTCGCACACTGATCGTCGTCGTCGCCGGACTTGTCCCGGTGGGCTATCAGATCTGGCGAATGGGCTATTACGCCTTGCCGTACCCGAACACCGCGGTGTCGAAGGACGCCGGTGGCGCGAAGTGGGCGCAGGGTTTTGCGTACCTGTGGAACCTGGTCGGGCCGTACCTGCTCTGGTTACCGTTGCTGTTCCTGCTCATCGGTGCGCTGCTGCTCGTGTGGCGAAGCCGAGCGGACACACCTACCGCTACCGCAGATCAACCCGCACGCCCGCTGTGGCAGCGCTTTCAGCAGTTTCTGCGCACGCCGCGGGCGATTGTCACCTTCATTCTCGGCAGTGGGCTGATCCTCGGGATCTACTCTCTGCGCGTCGGCGGCGACTTCATGCACGGCCGCGTCCTGTTGCCGGTGTTGTTCTGCCTGCTCATCCCGGTGGCGGTCATTCCGTTGCGGGTGCCGGCGCGGGCCGCGTTCGGAAGTAATCGCGACACCGCGATCTTCGGAGTCTCGGCGGTGCTGTGGATCGGCACGATCATCTGGGCCTTCTTCGCCGCGAACACGACGGGTATGCCCGAAGGATCCGTGGTGGGTCGCTCGGGAATCGTCGACGAGCGAGCGTTCTACGCACTCAACACCGGTCACAAGCATCCGATCCTGGCCGAGGACTACCTCGACTATCCGCGAATGCGTGCCATGGTCGAGACCATCGCGCGGACTCCGGAGGGTGGGCTGCTGCTGCCGTCCGCGAGCTACGACTCCTGGTTCGTCGTCCCACCACCCGGACCGATCGACGAGCCGGCCGAGCACGTCGTCTTCTTCCTCAACCTCGGAATGACGAGCATGAACGTCGGCCTCGACGTTCGGGTGCTCGATCAGATGGGGCTGGCGTATCCCCTGGCAGCTCACACCGAGCGACTCGAGGACGGCCGGATCGGGCACGACAAGAATCTCTATCCGGACTGGGTGGTCGCGGACACGGGAATGATCGACGTTCGACCGTGGCTGCCGTTCTTCCTCGACGAAGACTGGGTTGCGGACGCAAAGCTGGCCATCACCTGCCCGGAAACTCAGGAGCTACTCACGTCGTACCGCTCCGAGCTGACCTGGGCCAGATTCAAACAGAACTTCCAGCAGGCATTCGACTTCGCGAAGTACCGATTCGACCGGGTTCCGGCCTACGAATTGGAACGCTGCGGTCTCGTTCCACCGGAGTCACCCAGGTGA
- a CDS encoding glycosyltransferase: MNARHLLEGEDAVSGDEVTYLGKSLLQRIILPRAGEPLDVRTLYLEESWSNSRRAHSTSRTSVALGAETEVSFATYFNAFPASYWRRWSILKSVVLRLELSGHGRVDIYRSKADSSRIHVEGKEFADGDAAVEFEVELAPFEDGGWIWFDITTDTAVVVESGGWYAPVEAPGEATVAVGIPTFNRPNDAVKALAALASDPLVSDVIKAVIMPDQGTRKVRDEPGFAEAAAALGDRLAIHDQGNLGGSGGYSRIMYEALKTTQCQHILFMDDDIEIEPDSILRALSFSRFAKSPMLVGGQMLNLQERSHLHVMGEVVDRGIFMWTAAPNVEYDHDFSKKPLRESKLLHRRIDVDFNGWWMCMIPRQVAEEIKQPLPLFIKWDDCEYGLRAKKAGYPTVTLPGAAIWHMAWSDKDDAIDWQAYFHLRNRLVVAALHMPGNGRGLVVNTVKATLKHLLCLEYSTVAIQNKAIADFLAGPEHVANMLPTALGEVHAQRKEFSDAVVLPSSTALPLPSGADVGDVSLPLSTVAKITRVLRAGVHNVKPAKPEHLERPQLNVPTIDARWFLLSQVDGVTVTTADGRGVVYRKRNPKLALELLKEATRLRRELAARFPELKKQYQDAVPSLTSTERWERVFGIS; the protein is encoded by the coding sequence ATGAACGCACGTCATCTACTCGAAGGCGAAGATGCCGTCAGCGGCGACGAGGTGACCTACCTCGGCAAGTCCCTGCTTCAGCGGATCATCCTGCCCCGCGCCGGTGAGCCGCTCGACGTCCGCACGTTGTACTTGGAAGAGTCCTGGTCCAACAGTCGGCGGGCGCACTCGACCTCGCGCACGTCGGTAGCGCTCGGCGCCGAGACCGAGGTCTCGTTCGCCACGTACTTCAACGCGTTCCCTGCCAGCTACTGGCGTCGATGGTCCATCCTGAAATCGGTGGTCCTTCGTCTCGAGCTGTCCGGCCACGGCCGCGTCGACATCTACCGTTCCAAGGCGGATTCCTCGCGAATTCACGTGGAAGGCAAGGAATTTGCCGACGGCGATGCTGCGGTCGAGTTCGAGGTGGAACTGGCGCCGTTCGAGGACGGTGGCTGGATCTGGTTCGACATCACCACCGATACGGCAGTGGTCGTCGAGAGCGGCGGCTGGTACGCGCCCGTCGAGGCTCCCGGCGAAGCGACTGTCGCCGTTGGTATTCCGACGTTCAACCGTCCGAACGACGCGGTCAAGGCGCTTGCTGCACTGGCTTCGGATCCGCTGGTGTCGGACGTGATCAAGGCCGTCATCATGCCGGATCAGGGCACCCGCAAGGTGCGTGACGAACCCGGATTCGCCGAAGCTGCTGCAGCGCTCGGTGATCGGCTCGCCATTCACGATCAGGGCAACCTCGGCGGCTCGGGCGGATACAGCCGAATCATGTACGAGGCACTCAAGACGACGCAGTGCCAGCACATCCTGTTCATGGACGACGACATCGAGATCGAACCGGACTCGATTCTGCGTGCGCTTTCGTTCTCGCGTTTCGCGAAGTCGCCGATGCTGGTGGGTGGGCAGATGCTCAACCTGCAGGAACGAAGCCACCTCCACGTGATGGGTGAAGTGGTCGACCGCGGCATCTTCATGTGGACCGCGGCACCGAACGTCGAATACGACCACGATTTCTCGAAGAAGCCGCTGCGCGAATCGAAACTCCTGCACCGCCGCATCGACGTCGACTTCAACGGCTGGTGGATGTGCATGATCCCGCGCCAGGTCGCCGAAGAAATCAAGCAGCCACTACCGCTCTTCATCAAGTGGGACGACTGCGAATACGGTTTGCGCGCAAAGAAAGCCGGATACCCGACCGTCACGCTGCCCGGTGCCGCGATCTGGCACATGGCGTGGAGCGACAAGGACGACGCCATCGACTGGCAGGCGTACTTCCACCTCCGTAACCGTCTGGTGGTGGCCGCGCTCCACATGCCGGGCAACGGCCGTGGCCTCGTGGTCAACACGGTGAAGGCAACGCTCAAGCACCTGCTGTGCCTCGAGTACTCCACCGTCGCGATCCAGAACAAGGCCATCGCGGACTTCCTCGCCGGACCCGAGCACGTCGCGAACATGCTGCCGACGGCACTCGGTGAGGTCCACGCCCAGCGCAAGGAATTCTCCGACGCCGTCGTACTGCCGTCGTCGACTGCGTTGCCGCTGCCCTCCGGTGCGGATGTCGGAGACGTGAGCCTGCCGCTGTCGACCGTCGCGAAGATCACCCGGGTCCTCAGGGCCGGAGTGCACAACGTGAAGCCGGCCAAGCCGGAACACCTCGAGCGCCCTCAGCTCAATGTTCCGACCATCGACGCCCGTTGGTTCCTGCTCTCGCAGGTCGACGGCGTCACCGTCACCACGGCCGACGGTCGCGGCGTCGTCTACCGCAAGCGAAACCCGAAACTCGCGCTCGAACTGCTCAAGGAAGCAACACGGTTGCGCCGCGAACTCGCCGCCCGTTTCCCCGAGCTCAAGAAGCAGTACCAGGACGCCGTTCCTTCACTGACCAGCACGGAAAGGTGGGAACGTGTCTTCGGCATCTCCTGA
- a CDS encoding alpha/beta hydrolase-fold protein translates to MRVGLATEDRRRSRATFRTKVVGALAAMLVLPIAAGLTTAGTAAAAPAPAQAAPAATQNPTGAAVTKVDWLSERRVALWVNSPAMGTPIQVQILLARDWNVNPSASFPSVWMLDGLRATDNENAWTYETDAESFYADKNVNVILPVGGQSSFYSDWLQPDNGKNYQWETFLTKELPPILEKDWRTTQTRGVVGLSMGGTSAMFLTARNPGFFKFAASLSGILTTTSLGMPQAIQFAMTDAGGYNSAAMWGPPSNPQWAAHDPYALAEKLKGVSLYVSSGSGTTGPYDQPSGIPGVSTNYAGMGLEILARLTSQTFATKLNQLGIPAQVNYRPSGTHSWPYWQFELHQLWPQLANAIGVEVEKPACGTSGEIGATAAANGWIGDCITPEYSVAGGLAQDFRNGRIYFTSGTGAQPVAGRIAGAYMNTGAAAGPLGFPRTPELGTPDGRGRFNHFQNGSIYWTPQTGAHPVSGDILAEWSAQGWEGGPLGYPTADEIATPGKPGKVQGFEIGAMYSSANGTHAVLGMIMGKYGELGWENGWLGFPKSNEVPIKDNGRFTEFEGGNIYWSPGTGAWSVENGPLFDGWKSVGYEGGRLGFPISDKFDIPGGVQQNFQFGYITVIGDKTEVH, encoded by the coding sequence ATGCGAGTAGGCCTTGCCACGGAGGACCGTCGCCGGTCCCGGGCAACCTTCCGGACAAAGGTCGTCGGCGCACTGGCAGCGATGCTGGTTCTGCCGATCGCCGCGGGCTTGACGACGGCCGGAACCGCGGCAGCCGCGCCGGCACCTGCTCAGGCCGCACCGGCCGCCACCCAGAACCCCACCGGAGCAGCGGTCACGAAGGTCGACTGGCTCAGCGAGCGTCGCGTCGCGCTGTGGGTGAACTCTCCCGCGATGGGCACCCCGATTCAGGTGCAGATCCTCTTGGCCCGCGATTGGAACGTCAATCCGTCGGCCAGCTTCCCCTCGGTCTGGATGCTCGACGGTCTTCGCGCGACCGACAACGAGAACGCCTGGACCTACGAGACCGACGCCGAGTCCTTCTACGCGGACAAGAACGTCAACGTCATCCTCCCGGTCGGCGGTCAGTCCAGCTTCTACTCCGACTGGCTCCAGCCCGACAACGGCAAGAACTACCAGTGGGAGACGTTCCTGACCAAGGAACTGCCCCCCATCCTCGAAAAGGACTGGCGGACCACGCAGACACGCGGTGTCGTCGGTCTGTCGATGGGCGGCACGTCCGCCATGTTCCTCACGGCGCGCAACCCCGGCTTCTTCAAGTTCGCCGCTTCGCTCTCCGGCATCCTCACCACCACCTCGCTCGGCATGCCTCAGGCAATCCAGTTCGCGATGACCGACGCCGGTGGATACAACTCCGCCGCGATGTGGGGACCGCCGTCAAACCCGCAGTGGGCTGCACACGATCCGTACGCGCTCGCCGAGAAGCTCAAGGGCGTCAGCCTGTACGTCTCGAGTGGTAGCGGTACGACCGGCCCGTACGACCAGCCGTCGGGAATTCCCGGCGTGAGCACCAACTACGCAGGCATGGGCCTCGAGATCCTCGCTCGCCTGACCTCGCAGACCTTCGCGACCAAGCTCAACCAGCTCGGAATCCCCGCGCAGGTCAACTACCGCCCGTCCGGAACCCACTCGTGGCCGTACTGGCAGTTCGAGCTTCATCAGCTGTGGCCGCAGTTGGCCAACGCCATCGGCGTCGAGGTCGAGAAGCCGGCTTGCGGCACTTCGGGTGAGATCGGTGCGACGGCCGCAGCCAACGGCTGGATCGGTGACTGCATCACCCCCGAGTACAGCGTCGCGGGTGGCCTGGCACAGGACTTCCGCAACGGTCGCATCTACTTCACCAGTGGAACGGGCGCCCAGCCCGTCGCCGGTCGTATCGCCGGCGCGTACATGAACACCGGAGCAGCGGCCGGCCCGCTCGGCTTCCCGCGTACCCCCGAACTCGGTACCCCCGACGGACGCGGACGCTTCAACCACTTCCAGAACGGCTCCATCTACTGGACCCCGCAGACCGGCGCTCACCCCGTCAGCGGTGACATCCTCGCCGAGTGGTCCGCACAGGGTTGGGAAGGTGGCCCGCTCGGCTACCCGACTGCCGACGAGATCGCGACCCCCGGCAAGCCGGGCAAGGTCCAGGGATTCGAGATCGGCGCAATGTACAGCAGCGCCAATGGAACTCACGCGGTTCTCGGAATGATCATGGGCAAGTACGGCGAACTCGGCTGGGAAAACGGCTGGCTCGGATTCCCGAAGTCGAACGAGGTTCCGATCAAGGACAACGGACGCTTCACCGAGTTCGAGGGCGGCAACATCTACTGGAGCCCCGGCACCGGTGCATGGTCCGTCGAGAACGGTCCGCTGTTCGACGGTTGGAAGAGCGTCGGATACGAAGGTGGACGACTCGGATTCCCGATCAGTGACAAGTTCGACATTCCCGGTGGTGTCCAGCAGAACTTCCAGTTCGGCTACATCACGGTGATCGGTGACAAGACAGAAGTTCACTAA